In Cheilinus undulatus linkage group 16, ASM1832078v1, whole genome shotgun sequence, one DNA window encodes the following:
- the trappc3 gene encoding trafficking protein particle complex subunit 3, with the protein MSRQSNRTTDSKKMNSELFTLTYGALVTQLCKDYENDEEVNKQLDKMGYNIGVRLIEDFLARSSIGRCQDFRETADVIAKVAFKMYLGITPSVTNWSPAGDEFSLILENNPLVDFVELPDNHSTLIYSNLLCGVLRGALEMVQMAVDVRFAQDTLRGDNVTEIRMKFIKRIEENLPAGDE; encoded by the exons ATGTCCCGGCAATCCAACCGAACAACAGACAGCAAGAAGATG AATTCTGAGCTGTTCACGCTGACCTACGGAGCCCTGGTCACCCAGCTCTGTAAGGACTATGAGAACGACGAGGAAGTCAATAAACAACTGGACAAGAT GGGTTATAACATTGGAGTGCGTCTGATTGAGGACTTCCTGGCACGCTCCAGCATCGGCAGGTGTCAGGATTTCCGAGAAACAGCGGATGTCATCGCTAAG GTTGCATTCAAGATGTATCTAGGAATCACCCCCAGTGTGACCAACTGGAGCCCAGCAGGAGATGAATTCTCACTCATCCTTGAGAACAACCCGCTTGTAGATTTTGTGGAGCTCCCAGACAACCACAGCACGCTGATCTACTCCAACCTTCTGTGTGGAGTCCTCAGGGGAGCCCTGGAGATG GTCCAGATGGCTGTGGATGTGAGATTTGCTCAGGACACTCTGAGAGGGGACAATGTGACGGAAATCCGCATGAAGTTTATCAAGAGGATCGAAGAAAATCTCCCTGCAGGAGACGAGTGA